A stretch of the Clostridium botulinum genome encodes the following:
- a CDS encoding Ig-like domain-containing protein produces the protein MKHRRSIALMIASVFTFALTPINFGNENVQATEIYTKYDKSSTKVGNKYDIKEKVLKVKQFEDCTVVLTKMALYFIKDGKANKYDFSKNEILCSTNIQRDDRYVYVSPYKKNGQYEILTIDTKNLSSKITNVSKYVDINNNDKLQEFLIDNNKNIWLSIYESDKKQYKLLKISDKGKQATKEKYVIKEGEKDSYNNAIINVKVDNGETVYFKVTQIDKSGNNQYILKSISKNGEEKNIRIKNDIRDYVIDENGCIWTISKEKVEYLSPSGARLKLFNGKDIKDITIDSKYNIWILDNDKIKEVYNDKIKDVYNVAKDSKEFSVYSKDNIVIKNTRGFTIKINGQDEEVSVDSYVGNSAVVLKDKDSQIRILSDEYDEKLDYKMDDDVVLDVTLKDDKFILNNKIRTNFSTYCNSMVYNGEVYLLKYNTLYKVKNHSMEEYIKFNKEEYNEFASNISVDKNDNIYIVGIKNIYIIDKDKNIDKIPLSKIYPDEVADENILLKDKNKDVYVITRTRKGIKFNKLDGKNFRTINYRFQDGKEPINIFLNEKDEFEFVYKDNKNEYKVYKLDENLLPQEDDRFSNEGLGLMKTYNEIRGLKKTDDGKLILWIGKNMIYTKKRVEEKFIGLYDIGSNDSINSMLKGKDGRVYIGTSNSGIICYGQKIDKNPANYTEIVPKQGNKVDKDKEWTIRFNKKLDKNSVNEDNIIVVKEDGEIEPVKLTLNEDGTSIKITSEKKYEEQQNYYIFITKNIKSESGKKLKKDIYGKFIVIKSNKIEDVAKFEIIEPANIDTKNKEVMKTVINKWKDKTEDEARLKNNILKVGKVSVKEVKIADDTAYILFNAEILNKVNDKIEKREKNIGLNCKKVDKSWNIIK, from the coding sequence ATGAAACACAGAAGAAGTATTGCACTGATGATTGCAAGTGTATTTACGTTTGCTTTAACACCTATTAATTTTGGGAATGAAAATGTACAAGCTACAGAAATTTATACAAAATATGATAAAAGTTCAACTAAAGTAGGAAATAAATATGATATTAAAGAAAAAGTGTTAAAAGTAAAACAATTTGAAGATTGTACAGTAGTTTTGACTAAAATGGCGTTGTATTTTATAAAAGATGGAAAAGCTAATAAATACGATTTTAGTAAAAATGAAATATTATGTTCTACAAATATTCAAAGAGATGATAGATATGTATATGTATCTCCATATAAGAAAAATGGACAATATGAAATATTAACAATAGATACTAAGAATTTATCTAGTAAAATTACTAATGTAAGTAAATATGTTGATATTAACAATAATGATAAACTACAAGAATTTCTTATAGACAACAATAAAAATATATGGTTATCAATATATGAAAGTGATAAAAAACAATATAAATTATTAAAAATTAGTGATAAAGGAAAACAGGCTACAAAAGAAAAATATGTTATAAAAGAAGGAGAAAAGGATAGTTATAATAATGCTATTATAAATGTAAAAGTTGATAATGGTGAAACAGTATATTTCAAGGTTACACAGATAGATAAAAGTGGAAACAATCAATATATATTAAAAAGTATATCAAAAAACGGAGAAGAAAAAAATATTAGGATTAAGAATGATATTAGAGATTATGTTATAGATGAAAATGGATGTATTTGGACTATATCTAAAGAAAAAGTAGAATATTTATCACCAAGTGGAGCGAGGTTAAAATTATTTAATGGTAAAGATATAAAAGATATAACTATAGATAGTAAATATAATATTTGGATTTTGGATAATGATAAAATCAAAGAAGTTTATAATGATAAGATTAAAGATGTTTATAATGTAGCAAAAGATAGTAAAGAATTTAGTGTATACTCAAAAGATAATATTGTTATAAAAAATACTAGAGGATTTACAATAAAAATAAATGGACAAGATGAAGAAGTTTCAGTCGATAGCTATGTTGGAAATTCTGCTGTTGTATTAAAAGATAAAGATTCACAAATTAGAATTTTAAGTGACGAATATGATGAGAAATTAGATTACAAAATGGATGATGATGTTGTATTAGATGTTACTTTAAAAGATGATAAATTTATTTTAAATAATAAAATAAGAACTAACTTTTCAACATATTGTAATTCAATGGTATATAATGGAGAAGTATATTTATTAAAGTATAATACACTTTACAAAGTAAAAAATCATTCTATGGAAGAATATATTAAATTTAATAAAGAAGAATATAATGAATTTGCAAGTAATATAAGCGTTGATAAAAATGACAATATTTATATAGTTGGAATAAAAAATATTTATATAATAGATAAGGATAAAAATATAGATAAAATTCCTTTATCAAAAATTTATCCGGATGAAGTAGCTGATGAAAATATATTATTAAAAGATAAAAATAAAGATGTATATGTGATTACACGAACAAGAAAAGGTATAAAATTTAATAAATTAGATGGTAAGAATTTTAGAACAATCAACTATAGATTTCAAGATGGAAAAGAGCCAATAAATATATTTTTAAATGAAAAAGATGAATTTGAATTTGTATACAAAGATAATAAAAATGAATATAAAGTTTATAAATTAGATGAAAACTTACTTCCACAAGAAGATGATAGGTTTAGCAATGAAGGCTTAGGGCTTATGAAGACTTATAATGAAATTAGAGGTTTAAAAAAGACTGATGATGGTAAGTTAATATTATGGATCGGAAAAAATATGATTTATACTAAAAAACGAGTAGAAGAAAAATTTATAGGGCTTTATGATATTGGGTCAAATGATAGTATAAATAGTATGCTTAAAGGAAAAGATGGACGAGTTTATATTGGAACTTCTAACTCTGGGATTATATGTTATGGACAAAAAATAGATAAGAATCCAGCTAATTATACAGAAATAGTTCCAAAGCAAGGCAATAAGGTTGATAAAGATAAGGAATGGACTATAAGATTTAATAAAAAATTAGATAAAAATAGTGTAAATGAAGATAATATAATTGTAGTAAAAGAAGATGGAGAAATAGAGCCAGTAAAACTTACTTTAAATGAAGATGGAACTTCAATTAAAATTACTTCAGAAAAAAAGTATGAAGAGCAACAAAATTATTATATATTTATAACTAAAAATATTAAATCAGAATCTGGAAAAAAATTAAAAAAAGACATATATGGGAAATTTATAGTTATAAAATCTAATAAAATTGAGGATGTAGCAAAATTTGAAATTATTGAACCGGCAAATATAGATACTAAGAATAAAGAAGTTATGAAAACTGTTATTAACAAATGGAAAGATAAAACTGAAGATGAAGCACGTCTAAAAAATAATATATTAAAAGTAGGAAAAGTTTCAGTGAAAGAAGTTAAGATAGCAGATGATACAGCATATATATTATTTAATGCTGAAATTTTAAATAAAGTTAATGATAAAATAGAGAAAAGAGAAAAGAATATCGGATTGAATTGCAAAAAGGTTGATAAGTCTTGGAATATAATTAAATAA
- the gltX gene encoding glutamate--tRNA ligase — MSANEVRTRFAPSPTGYMHVGNLRTALYTYLIAKHDNGKFILRIEDTDQGRYVEGAVDVIYKTLKMTGLKHDEGPDIGGPVGPYIQSERRGTYLDYAKELIEKGEAYHCFCDKERLDSLKETSGTFKYDGHCRNLSKEKVEENLASGIPYVIRQKNPLNGETTFEDEIYGTITVDNSELEDMILIKSDGLPTYNFANVIDDYLMGITHVVRGNEYLSSAPKYNRLYNAFGWDIPTYIHCPPIMKDAHNKLSKRNGDASFEDLLAKGYLKDAVVNFIALLGWNPGTNQEIFTLEELVEQFDYRNIHKAPSIFDTVKLKWMNGEYIKKLSLEEFHEYALPYYKEVFTEEEMKKYNLLKLSEQVQTRIEVFTEIPELVGFVKELPDYDISIYAHKKMKTNSENSLVTLEKALPALENLQDWTFDSLNDVIYALVKELEVKNGVVFWPVRTALSGEASSPGGAFELAEILGKEESLRRIRIGIEKLQQANA; from the coding sequence ACTAAGAATTGAAGATACAGATCAAGGAAGATACGTTGAAGGTGCCGTTGATGTAATATATAAAACATTAAAAATGACTGGATTAAAACATGATGAAGGTCCGGATATCGGTGGTCCTGTAGGTCCTTACATTCAAAGCGAGAGACGTGGAACTTACTTAGACTATGCAAAAGAGTTAATTGAAAAAGGTGAAGCTTATCACTGCTTCTGTGATAAAGAAAGACTTGATTCATTAAAAGAAACATCTGGTACTTTTAAATATGATGGTCATTGTAGAAATCTTTCTAAAGAAAAAGTTGAAGAAAATTTAGCATCAGGTATACCTTATGTTATAAGACAAAAAAATCCTTTAAATGGTGAAACAACTTTTGAAGATGAAATCTACGGAACAATTACAGTAGATAATTCAGAACTTGAAGACATGATATTAATTAAATCAGATGGTCTTCCAACATATAACTTTGCAAATGTTATAGATGATTATTTAATGGGAATAACTCACGTTGTACGTGGAAATGAATACTTATCTTCTGCTCCAAAATACAACAGATTATATAATGCTTTTGGATGGGATATACCAACTTATATTCACTGTCCTCCAATTATGAAAGATGCTCATAATAAATTAAGTAAGAGAAATGGAGATGCTTCTTTTGAAGATTTACTTGCAAAAGGATATCTAAAAGATGCAGTTGTAAACTTTATAGCTCTTCTTGGATGGAATCCAGGAACTAATCAAGAAATATTTACTCTTGAAGAATTAGTTGAACAATTTGATTATAGAAATATTCATAAAGCTCCATCTATATTTGATACTGTAAAATTAAAATGGATGAATGGCGAATATATAAAGAAACTTTCTCTTGAAGAATTCCATGAATATGCATTACCCTACTATAAAGAAGTCTTCACAGAAGAAGAAATGAAAAAGTACAACTTACTAAAATTAAGTGAACAAGTACAAACTAGAATTGAAGTATTTACTGAAATACCTGAACTTGTAGGCTTTGTAAAAGAATTACCTGATTATGATATTTCAATATATGCTCATAAAAAAATGAAAACTAATTCTGAAAACTCATTAGTAACTTTAGAAAAAGCACTTCCTGCTCTAGAAAATTTACAAGATTGGACTTTTGATAGTCTTAATGATGTAATCTATGCATTAGTTAAAGAATTAGAAGTTAAAAATGGAGTTGTTTTCTGGCCTGTTAGAACTGCTTTATCTGGAGAAGCTTCTTCACCTGGTGGAGCTTTTGAACTTGCTGAAATCCTAGGAAAAGAAGAATCTTTAAGAAGAATTAGAATCGGAATCGAAAAATTACAGCAAGCAAATGCTTAA
- a CDS encoding L-lactate permease, translated as MNMYLLCLIALIPIVWLMVSLGALKMPGHKTCPATLALIIVLAVVVWKMPILDALTATLEGTALAIWPIMLVIIAAVFTYNLSMYTKSMDIIKKIMTSITTDKRILVLILAWGFGGFLEAIAGFGTAVAIPASIMAALGFDPVFAAIICLIANTTPTAFGAIGIPVSTLAKVAGLDPGMLSYAVALQLGVLIAIVPILLVMITEKNVKAIKGVFGISIASGLAFAIPEVLAAKYMGAELPALLGSIVCMGVTILMAKVFYKDTAAKDIEKISLKKGVIAWIPFILVFLIIIVTSPLFSTINTALSQIKTSVPIYTGPGAKPYTFKWIATPGTLIIIATCIGGLIQGAKFGEIMKVLFDTAKQMTKSAITIVSIVSLAKVMGYSGMIRSIADVLVVVTGGFYPFISPVIGALGTFVTGSDTSANVLFGELQVEVANKLHLSPYWLAAANTGGATAGKMISPQSIAVATAATGIQGTEGKILNGTLKFCLAYVIILGCIAYFGGGFAPQ; from the coding sequence ATGAATATGTATTTATTATGTTTAATAGCACTTATTCCTATAGTATGGTTAATGGTATCATTAGGTGCTTTAAAAATGCCAGGACATAAAACCTGTCCAGCTACTCTAGCTTTAATAATTGTACTAGCAGTTGTAGTATGGAAAATGCCAATATTAGATGCACTTACAGCAACGCTTGAAGGTACAGCGCTTGCAATTTGGCCGATCATGTTAGTAATTATAGCAGCAGTTTTTACGTATAATCTTTCTATGTATACAAAAAGTATGGATATTATAAAGAAAATAATGACAAGCATTACAACAGATAAAAGAATCCTAGTATTAATACTAGCTTGGGGATTTGGAGGATTTTTGGAAGCAATAGCCGGTTTTGGAACAGCAGTTGCAATACCAGCAAGTATTATGGCAGCTTTGGGATTTGATCCAGTATTTGCAGCAATAATTTGTCTTATAGCAAACACTACTCCAACAGCTTTTGGAGCTATAGGAATTCCGGTATCAACTCTTGCTAAAGTAGCAGGATTAGACCCAGGAATGCTTAGTTATGCAGTTGCGCTTCAACTTGGAGTATTAATAGCAATAGTACCAATATTATTAGTAATGATAACAGAAAAAAATGTAAAAGCAATAAAAGGAGTATTTGGTATATCTATAGCTTCAGGACTTGCTTTTGCAATACCAGAAGTGTTAGCAGCAAAATATATGGGAGCTGAATTACCAGCTTTACTTGGAAGTATAGTTTGTATGGGAGTTACTATATTAATGGCTAAAGTATTCTATAAGGATACAGCAGCTAAAGATATTGAAAAGATCTCATTAAAAAAAGGAGTAATAGCTTGGATACCATTTATTTTAGTATTCTTAATAATAATTGTTACAAGCCCATTATTCTCAACAATTAATACTGCATTATCACAAATAAAAACATCAGTGCCTATATACACAGGTCCAGGAGCGAAACCGTATACATTTAAATGGATAGCAACTCCAGGTACACTTATAATAATAGCAACATGTATAGGTGGATTGATTCAAGGTGCTAAATTTGGTGAAATTATGAAAGTGTTGTTTGATACAGCAAAACAAATGACAAAGTCAGCTATAACAATAGTATCAATAGTTTCTCTTGCTAAGGTAATGGGATATAGTGGAATGATAAGATCTATAGCAGATGTTTTAGTTGTAGTTACAGGTGGTTTCTATCCATTTATATCACCAGTAATAGGAGCACTTGGAACTTTTGTAACTGGTAGTGATACTTCAGCTAATGTATTATTCGGAGAACTTCAAGTTGAAGTTGCGAATAAATTACATTTAAGTCCTTATTGGCTTGCAGCAGCTAATACAGGTGGAGCTACAGCAGGAAAGATGATCTCACCACAAAGTATCGCGGTTGCAACAGCAGCTACTGGAATACAAGGAACAGAAGGTAAGATACTTAATGGAACACTTAAATTCTGTTTAGCATATGTAATCATTTTAGGTTGTATTGCTTACTTTGGAGGAGGTTTTGCTCCGCAGTAA
- a CDS encoding electron transfer flavoprotein subunit alpha/FixB family protein: MGKLVIHEDRLNKEVIEELIKVCPFGAMEEKNGKLEISAACKMCKLCVRKGPKDVVEYVEEETQHIDKDLWKGITVYVDHVEGEIHPVTYELIGKGKELAGKINHPVYALFIGHNIKDKAEELLHYGADKVFVYDYEELKEFRIEPYAAAFEDFIQKVKPSSILVGATTVGRSLAPRVAARFKTGLTADCTILDMKENTDLVQIRPAFGGNIMAQIITSNNRPQFATVRYKIFSPLERSEEYKGEIVNCEMDSNKFESGIKVLSITKKEKEISISDAEVIIAAGRGIKSEKDMKLIEELANKLGGQIAGTRPLVEAGWIDAKQQIGLSGRTVKPKLIITVGIQGSVQFVAGMNNSDTIIAINKDPNASIFNVAHYGIVGDLYEIIPNLIQQLDREEAITEVASSL, from the coding sequence ATGGGAAAATTAGTTATTCATGAAGATAGATTAAACAAAGAAGTTATTGAAGAGTTGATAAAAGTTTGTCCGTTTGGAGCTATGGAAGAGAAAAATGGAAAATTAGAAATATCAGCAGCATGTAAGATGTGTAAGCTATGTGTTAGAAAAGGTCCAAAAGATGTAGTTGAATATGTAGAGGAAGAAACTCAACATATAGATAAAGATCTTTGGAAGGGAATAACAGTATATGTTGACCATGTAGAAGGAGAGATTCACCCTGTAACATATGAACTTATAGGAAAAGGAAAAGAACTTGCAGGAAAGATAAATCATCCAGTATATGCTTTATTTATAGGTCATAATATCAAAGATAAAGCAGAAGAGCTATTACACTATGGAGCAGATAAAGTATTTGTTTATGATTATGAAGAACTAAAGGAATTCAGAATAGAACCATATGCAGCAGCATTTGAAGATTTTATACAAAAGGTTAAGCCATCATCAATTTTAGTTGGAGCAACTACAGTTGGTAGATCACTTGCACCAAGAGTTGCAGCTAGATTTAAAACTGGACTTACAGCAGACTGTACGATACTTGATATGAAAGAGAATACAGACCTAGTTCAAATAAGACCAGCTTTTGGTGGAAACATAATGGCTCAAATTATAACTAGCAATAATAGACCTCAATTTGCCACAGTTAGATATAAAATATTCTCACCTTTAGAAAGAAGTGAAGAATATAAAGGAGAGATTGTAAACTGTGAAATGGATTCAAACAAGTTTGAATCAGGAATAAAGGTTCTTAGTATAACTAAAAAGGAAAAAGAAATAAGTATATCTGATGCAGAAGTTATAATAGCAGCAGGTAGAGGAATTAAATCAGAAAAAGATATGAAACTTATTGAAGAACTAGCTAATAAGTTAGGTGGCCAAATAGCTGGAACAAGACCTCTTGTTGAAGCAGGCTGGATAGATGCAAAACAACAAATAGGACTTAGTGGAAGAACTGTCAAACCTAAATTAATAATTACTGTAGGAATTCAAGGATCAGTACAATTTGTAGCTGGAATGAATAATTCAGATACAATAATTGCTATAAATAAAGATCCAAATGCTTCAATATTTAATGTAGCACACTATGGAATAGTTGGAGATCTTTATGAAATAATACCAAACTTAATACAACAATTAGATAGGGAAGAAGCGATAACAGAAGTTGCTTCAAGTTTATAA
- a CDS encoding electron transfer flavoprotein subunit beta/FixA family protein, producing MEILVCIKQVPGTSKVEVDPITGVLKRDGIDSKMNPYDLFALETAFRIRQQKGGEVNVITMGPPQAKEIIKEAFMMGADEGTLLSDRKFAGADVLATAYTISQGVKMTGNPDLIICGKQTTDGDTAQVGPEMAEYLKIPHVANVRRIVEVKEKSITVEMDMPETVEIQEIKYPCLITVEKDIFTSRLPSYKMKLSTKEKEIKVFGLKDFEDIEENHYGLNGSATQVERIFPPEVNTDKEMWEGNGEELTDKLLEKLKELKFV from the coding sequence ATGGAAATTCTAGTTTGTATTAAACAAGTACCTGGAACAAGCAAAGTCGAAGTAGATCCTATTACAGGAGTACTAAAAAGAGACGGCATAGATTCAAAAATGAATCCTTATGATTTATTCGCCCTAGAAACAGCCTTTAGAATTAGACAACAAAAAGGCGGAGAAGTAAATGTAATAACAATGGGCCCACCTCAAGCTAAAGAAATAATAAAAGAAGCTTTTATGATGGGGGCGGATGAAGGTACATTACTTTCAGATAGAAAATTTGCTGGTGCAGATGTACTTGCAACAGCGTATACAATATCTCAAGGAGTTAAAATGACAGGAAATCCTGATCTTATAATATGTGGTAAACAGACAACAGATGGGGATACAGCTCAGGTTGGACCTGAAATGGCAGAATATTTAAAAATTCCACATGTAGCTAATGTCAGAAGAATTGTAGAAGTTAAGGAAAAGTCAATAACAGTTGAAATGGATATGCCCGAAACAGTAGAAATACAAGAAATTAAGTATCCATGTCTCATAACTGTAGAAAAGGATATTTTTACATCAAGACTACCATCTTATAAAATGAAGTTATCAACTAAAGAAAAGGAAATCAAAGTATTTGGATTAAAAGATTTTGAAGATATAGAAGAAAATCATTACGGATTAAATGGTTCGGCAACACAAGTTGAGAGGATATTCCCACCAGAAGTAAATACAGATAAAGAGATGTGGGAAGGAAATGGAGAAGAGCTTACAGATAAATTGCTAGAAAAACTTAAAGAACTTAAATTTGTATAA
- a CDS encoding FAD-binding oxidoreductase, which yields MCEYKKIDNKDLEFLKLVVGNDNVLYGDEINEDYSHDELGGISNYPDVLVRVHSTEAVSKIMKYAYENTIPVVVRGSGTGLVGASVPLHGGIMLETTEMNHILELDEENLTLTLEPGVLLMEIGKYVEENDLFYPPDPGEKSATIGGNISTNAGGMRAVKYGVTRDYVRGLEVVLPNGDVVQLGGKVVKNSSGYSLKDLIIGSEGTLGIVTKAILKLLPLPKKSISLLIPYNDIDTAIEMVPKIIKSKAVPTAIEFMQREVILCAEEYLGKKFPDTSSDAYLLLTFDGNSTEQVEKDYETVADLCLKEGALDIFIVDTDERKESVWSARGAFLEAIKASTTEMDECDVVVPRNKVATFIKYTHELEKEFNMRIPSFGHAGDGNLHVYICRDDLNDKDWKDNLSKLFECMYKKSQELNGLVSGEHGIGYAKKEYMFEQYGDSYMNIMRGIKKAFDEKNILNPDKVCR from the coding sequence ATGTGCGAATACAAAAAAATAGATAATAAAGACTTAGAATTCTTAAAATTAGTAGTAGGTAACGATAATGTCCTATATGGTGATGAAATAAATGAAGATTATAGTCATGACGAATTAGGTGGAATAAGTAATTATCCAGATGTTTTAGTAAGAGTTCATTCAACAGAAGCAGTTTCTAAAATAATGAAATATGCATATGAAAATACTATACCAGTAGTTGTAAGAGGTTCAGGTACAGGACTTGTAGGGGCTTCCGTTCCACTACATGGAGGAATAATGCTTGAAACTACTGAAATGAATCATATATTAGAATTAGATGAAGAAAATTTAACTCTTACATTAGAACCAGGTGTACTTTTGATGGAGATAGGAAAATATGTAGAAGAAAATGATCTTTTCTATCCACCAGACCCAGGTGAAAAGAGTGCTACAATAGGTGGAAACATAAGCACAAATGCTGGGGGAATGAGAGCTGTTAAATATGGTGTTACAAGAGACTATGTTCGTGGTCTTGAAGTAGTTCTTCCAAATGGCGATGTTGTGCAGCTTGGTGGAAAAGTAGTTAAAAATAGTTCTGGATATAGTTTGAAAGATTTAATTATCGGTTCAGAAGGTACTTTAGGTATAGTAACAAAAGCTATATTGAAATTATTACCACTACCTAAAAAATCAATAAGTTTACTTATACCATATAACGATATAGATACAGCAATTGAAATGGTTCCAAAGATTATAAAATCAAAGGCAGTACCAACAGCAATAGAATTTATGCAAAGAGAAGTAATACTATGTGCTGAAGAGTATTTAGGAAAGAAATTCCCTGATACTTCATCAGATGCATATCTTCTATTAACATTCGATGGAAATAGTACAGAACAAGTTGAAAAAGACTATGAAACTGTTGCTGATCTTTGCTTAAAAGAAGGAGCATTAGATATATTCATAGTTGATACAGATGAAAGAAAAGAATCTGTATGGTCAGCTAGAGGAGCATTCCTTGAAGCAATTAAAGCATCAACTACTGAGATGGATGAATGTGATGTTGTTGTTCCAAGAAATAAAGTAGCAACATTTATAAAATATACTCATGAACTAGAAAAAGAGTTTAATATGAGAATACCAAGCTTTGGTCATGCTGGAGATGGAAATTTACATGTATACATTTGTAGGGATGATTTAAATGATAAAGATTGGAAAGATAATTTAAGTAAGTTGTTTGAATGCATGTATAAAAAATCACAAGAACTAAATGGACTTGTATCTGGTGAACATGGAATTGGTTATGCTAAGAAAGAATATATGTTTGAACAGTATGGAGATAGTTATATGAACATAATGAGAGGTATTAAGAAGGCTTTTGATGAAAAAAATATTTTAAATCCTGACAAAGTGTGTCGTTAA